The Oncorhynchus gorbuscha isolate QuinsamMale2020 ecotype Even-year unplaced genomic scaffold, OgorEven_v1.0 Un_scaffold_1315, whole genome shotgun sequence genome contains a region encoding:
- the LOC124022284 gene encoding lithostathine-1-like, translated as MQHSITQVTTEHTSALHITTVAETAPYSTTEPVSLSTVMPNENSQGLSPDNLILIHENMTWNEALSYCREHHVDLVSITTELLQYWVAERAANATSSHVWVGLRFTCSFHFWFWIRSDAGCYQNWAPGHGSDSQQDCGIAGAVETTGRQQWVSLEENQRLNFICYKCSGDSGEGLIHP; from the exons ATGCAACACAGCATTACACAAGTGACTACTGAACATACTTCTGCCCTACATATAACCACAGTGGCTGAGACTGCTCCATACAGTACTACAGAGCCTGTCAGTCTCTCCACTGTTATGCCAAATGAAAACAGTCAAGGTTTAAGTCCAG ACAACCTGATATTGATCCATGAGAACATGACGTGGAACGAGGCCCTGAGCTACTGCAGAGAGCACCACGTTGACCTGGTCTCGATCACTACAGAGCTGCTTCAGTACTGGGTGGCAGAGAGGGCTGCCAACGCCACCTCATCCCACGTCTGGGTGGGCCTGCGCTTCACCTGTTCATTCCACTTCTGGTTCTGGATCAGGTCTGATGCAGGCTGCTACCAGAACTGGGCCCCCGGGCACGGCTCAGACAGCCAGCAGGACTGTGGGATTGCAGGGGCTGTAGAGACCACCGGGAGGCAGCAATGGGTTAGTCTGGAGGAGAACCAGAGGCTCAACTTCATCTGCTACAAATGTTCTGGGGACAGTGGTGAGGGGTTGATACATCCCTGA